The Arabidopsis thaliana chromosome 5, partial sequence genomic interval gagacaaagagaagCGTATATCAGCTCTTTGCCTATAATTAGCAGAAGACACTATACAGAAAAGGATTCGGACCACAAGTCATTACTTAGGTCAGCTCGTcgcataaatttattttggacgaaatatctttgattttttttttttgtcaatttggATAGTACCATCACAAACATCATCCTTTACATATATAGTGAATAACTAATCATTCAAATGTTTTACTAGTCAATCcattgttcattttttttttcttttgtagtgATATTCAGATTTTATTCAATTGCAcataataaattttagtatCCATTAGAAAAAATGGCCTCACAGAAAAAAGTTTATCAGTTAAAGTAGTATCtagatttatgtttataagGTTTTACTATCTATTTTAGGTactttctttacttttcttagCTTAAATTATAATTCATGTTTCAGAGATTAATCAGTCCATTCTTGTACACATGATCAGTTGCAAATACCATTAAAAAGAAGTCGGGGATGTACTGTGGGAATATAAGTACTATACTATAAGCAGATTCGATCCCAACTAGTGCAAAGCATTTCAATCTtcattacaaaagaaaaaagtagcaaacaaaaaagcatTATCTAAATTTAATTATCCAATCGTCATTAGAATCATTGAAAAGgatataattgattttaatatcTAAGTGGTAACCACatcaataattataaactttattatagaaaaaaaaacgtagcGAATCATCGTCACTCTCAGTCGTTTTGTGGCATATACAATAATAAGCCAAAACACAATGAATCTGGACAATTTGCGAGGCATTATTCACTAGTTTACAAGACTTGCCGCTCACTGATAAACATTTTGGACCACAAAGCAATAAGGCAAATAGTGTTTTCGGGgaatacaaaaatatacaataattCTACGGACTTGAGACTTAGCTATAAGTcaatattgaatattttatagaaatcCGAGACTAGTGGAGACATCGCATGAATTAAGACGGTTTATCAGCATTATTCaagattgatttggtttgcATCTAACTAACatgattaaaaataagaacCATTGATTAATTCATTCCTTAGAGTATGGGTTCATGCTTGCATATAAATCACTCGTTCGATTTATTTCGTATTACATCTATTTATTCTGTTTAGGTGCAAAGCCGGTCTTAATAGAATATTGTCTTGagaacatacatatataaactgTCATTGTTTCTATCTccataaattttgaaatcgaTCCTAACTAGTTGAATAATCCCTCTATACCAAGAAGGCAAGAACCGAcatttgaattaatttaaCCAATTATCTTCCAcaattactttctttttgttgtccATTGTTCTTCATTTACTTTTGGGTTGAATTTATGAACTCAACAAGTCAACAACATTTTATGAATCATATCAATTTTGGGTACACAATCGTGAAGATAATAACGGAGAAAGCTTGCTAAAGACTTAAAAGTGGTGTTTGTGAAGCAGTCTATATGGCCCACTATTAAACATATGTGATATCATGCATGAGTTTTGGTTACTCATTCAAAAGTATGCTgaacaattctttttttgttttcaaaaattacgGGTATGTTAGATTATTTTGAGTTAACTAAAAAGCatagaagattaaaaaaatgttacattttttatataaaatattacaacTACATCTAGTGCCGGCTTAGCACATGTGCTTAAGGTGCTAGGACATATGGTCTAgggtccaaaaaaaaaaaaacatgatatGATTACATAATAGCACTGGATCTACAAAATGTTTGAGCCGGTCCTGACTACATCACATAATTTCATGctaatgtttttgtgtgttcttaCGCCTAACGTCTTCtctacacaaaacaaaaacatgatcaTGATTTAGATTTGGCTGAAAACAGAGTTCTTGATTTGAATTTGACTGGAAaaatgtttcttgatttggttgaaacatgttttcttattcGCCTTACTCTCGGATACCTCGTAGCTGAGAAGATATGGACATTGTTCTTTATAGAAATAATGTAAAGCACGACTTCCATACCTTCTTGCAAGGATCTTTGATAAGTTCCTATCCTCATTAACATGTGTTGCACCTTGTTTTTCGATCCTCTAAGCTTCCAAGTATATGACTACAACAACGAGATTGAATATCTAATGATACAAATGGTATCTTAACTATATACTTTCTTTTCAATTCTTCTGGTAATGTGTatttaacaattaattttgCTAATCTTGGATGTAGCTTTGCACATGGATTGCTACAGATTAGAGCTGTCACAGCGGGCTGTCCATGTCCATTAGCCCAGTCCAATAATGTCCATTTCGATATTGGACAAATAGTGTTCATGTCCACTAAGGCACATGTCCATTAACGCCCGTGCCCATTAATGTCCATGTCCAAATGGGTTGTCCAATAGgcataacaaaaccaaattttaacaCAATAGTATTTGCTTCAGCAAGATGCTTGAATGTTTCTTTGTAAATAATCGCTCTAGAGAGCATTAGATGTGTAGAATTCCATTTTGTGCTTACTACcaattcttttttctgtttaagtAACTCATATTAGTGAGCTAAGCTTTTGATATTTGCAGTTTCATGAATACACGGTGTCAAAGGACCAAGCTTCATAGTTCATACTATGCATAATGCAGACAATGAACACTATATCAAACAATAGTAACAGAAATCGAAAGAGACCCATGTCAAAATCACTCTCAATAAGCAaaaaacagtaacaaaaaatcatttcgAATTGAGTAATCAAAAACCCAGATCGAATTGAGTAAAAATGACGAGAATTTGCTTACTTGAACTGGATTAGGAATCTCAGGAGGATCCATGATGTGATGGAGTTGAGATGTTGAAGGAACTCGCCGGAGAAATCGCCGGAAAGAAGAAATCGCCAAATAAGCGTCGGGGAAATGTTTTTTccccaaatttatttttgccCGAACACTTAAACCTAATATTTTTTGACCATTGGGCCGCCCATGTCCATCACGTCCAGTCCGCTGATGCCCATGTCCGTTAACGCCCATGTCCATTAATGCCTGCTTCATAATGGGCTTGTCCATGCCCGGTCCATTAGGCGTTGGACACGGGCCACTCGTCCATTTTGATAACTCTACTACAGATCAATCGttcaaagaaataataaaatctcAGTAGACCTATGTttggaagaaacaagaaaatttcaTAGATCCGTATAATGGATCCATGATTCAAGATTAGCATAATTAAATTCGAAAGTAAATTGACCTTATAACTAAAGTAAAGTGAATTAGGTGGTTACAGTTTTTTCCAATGACATTGTAACATAATATCTTACAAAAGCCAATATTACTATTTGAAAGGTACTTCCGTACTAGTAATGTAGGGATTTGAGACGTGATTATTTATCCTTAATATTCTAATTAGATTGAAggtttatatattaagttttCCATAGTTAAAAGTCAatcttgaaacaaaaagatagtTTGAGGGTTCTCTTGTAAATTTCCTAAAAGTAAAACATTAATACCctaaaaatcgaaaaatcagaaaaagctTCGGAGCaagaaaaatcagagaaaattcaaaaaccctTCACTTGCCTCACTGTTCTTCGTCATGGCGAACAATCCTTCACAGCTTCTTCCTTCAGGTATgcaattttttcttcacatcTCTCACTTTCCACCTTcttatatgtaagaaaatcGAACTAGATCTgcgattttttggttttcaatttttgagcgatttggtttgtttgtgcAGAGCTAATCGATAGGTGTATAGGGTCTAAGATTTGGGTGATAATGAAAGGAGATAAGGAGCTCGTTGGTATTCTCAAAGGATTCGATGTTTATGTCAACATGGTTCTTGAAGATGTCACCGAATAGTAAGTctgattttagggtttcgattATTGCTTCATATCTTGTTTAATTGGAATGTTGCTTGATCTATTACACTTTAGGAGGTGAATCATAGACATTGAACCATGGATGTGATTATGCAGAACTTAGccttttggattttgtttttgggtaaTTGATCTCAATACTGATTTGTGAATGTCCATCACAGTTCATTCATTTGCTGATTAATGACATTTATTGTGTATGCATAGAGTCTATTTCAGCGGGGTCATATGTGGTTTCGGTGACTTGAGTTGTTTGTGGTTGTGTGAGGATTAGTTAATTGATGCTTAAACCCGTGTTGCTTTGGAGTTAGGATCTCATAGATTCAAGTTTTGATTGTAACAAATTCTTGATTGAATTGTAACTAGAGTGTGTTACTAATTTATCTAAGCATCGTTGTGTAGTGAGATTACGGCAGAAGGAAGACGGGTCACAAAGCTTGATCAGATTCTACTCAATGGCAACAACATCGCCAttgtaagtaaaaaaacaCTTGTGGTTACTCATAGCCATACGTTGTATAAACTTCCTTGTGATGAATTTTCAAGTATCTTGATATAAACAGTTGGTCATTTGAATAGTCAAATTGCTAAGAAACTGGTGTTGAAAATGTTTGTGATGCAGCTGGTGCCAGGTGGGTCTCCCGAAGATGGAGAATGAGATTTGCGAGATTTGATTGGTGTTTTCAGACTTGTGTGAGGAAGGATGTaacttttggttttagatttaaCACTTTGTTCAGAGAAAAGTAGTTGATTTTAAACTCAGAATGACAAAAGTTTTCATTGTTCAGCAATGTGAAAGAGCTAAAGCATCATATTTATTAGACTCAATGCATCATTACTTCTACTTATTCAAGCTCTCTTCGATGTTCTAATGACTATCCCCGTTAGCCACACGAGCGTTGGACAAGTTATCAACAGAGTCTCCCCTCTCAAAAACAGCTGCAGCTCCCATTCCAGTGCCTGTGACGTTCGCATTTTACATATACCATTAACATAGGTAATCATTGATCCAATTCaatctgaaaaaaaatcttatatatatacctatGCACATTGAGATTACTCCAAAGCGGCAATCTTTTCCTCTCCGCTTCATCTCGTGCAACAATGTCGCAACACATCGAGCTCCTGAACATATAGAAAAGAACTCTATTAGCCTGTAACAAATGTTGCATTTTATTTAGTTACGACAAGCTTGGTAAGTAGTAACCTGTAGCACCCAGGGGATGGCCAATAGCAATGGCTCCTCCATTAACATTGACCTTTTCCATATCCAGCTCTAACTTCTTGCAAGAGTACACATACTGAGATGCAAATGCCTGTTTAACAATGCAACAATAAagatttatatgtatgtattattccgaaacaggaaaaaaaccaatgtgaaatattttgttacctCATTGATCTCGAATAGATCAATATCGCTGACGTTGAGCCCTGCGAGCTTAGTTGCAGCGGGAATGGCAACAGCTGGACCAATACCCATTACAGATGGTTCCACACCAGTAACAGCAAAACTCCTGCATTGTTCCGGAATCAGATTTGCTCGGTTTCTTGAACTGGCAAAATGTTGTATATTCATTTTACCTGAATACTCCAAGAATGGGAAGTCCCTTCTTCATAGCCAAACTTCTCTTCATTAGCAGTACTGCTCCAGCACCATCACTGATCTGACTAGCATTGCCTACACAAAACACATATACTTAAATGCTTCAATCTATGATCTCACTTATGCCAGTGATAGTTAAGAGAGTTGTTTCTAACCAGCTGTGGTGGAACCGTTCTGTTTAAAGACAGTCTTCAGCTTTGCCAAATCTGCCATGTTTGAGTTTGGACGTACACCGTCATCAACAGATACGACGATTGCCTTCTCTGCTTTAGTCTCAGGGTCCACAATCTGTCAAGAACAATATCATTTACTGAGAAAGCTCTACCAAAAGGGCTTTAAAGGAAGTTTGGGAGGTTCTTGTTTTACCTTAGTAGCAACAGGAATGATTTCATCCTTGAGTTTACCAGACGCGATTGCAGCTGCAGCGCGTTTGTGAGACTCCACCTGATTATTACTGAATCAGTACTTATATGAACTAGAGAGGAAAAAAGTGAAGAGAATAACTAACTAACCGCAGCCATATCTTGCTCTTCTCTTGTGACACCGAACCTTTCTGCAACGTTTTCAGAAGTAATTCCCATTGGAAGCAAACAATCACGGGCTTTTGGGAAATCCTGTGCCTATTCCCATGTAGAGTTTACAAGATCATCACAAAACTCTTCTTGTTGAGTAAATTTATACACTCATTGTGATAGCTTACTCTTGGATTAGAGCCATGAAAGCCGCCTCCAGGAATATGATCAGTTGACATTGATTCCACTCCAGCACCAATACCTATGCAATTCACAAAGTTGAGAGAATCAATCCCATGGCCTATACAAGCAGCTAGAGACTACAAAAAACTGATGCAGCAGCATCTTACCAATGTCGTAATAACCAGCTCTAATGGAAGCAGCAACATCAGCAACTGCTTGTAGTCCTGATGAGCATTGTCTATTGACAGTTCTAACTGGCACGGAGTCTAGCTCGTAAAAGAGAAGGATGAAGAAACA includes:
- a CDS encoding uncharacterized protein (unknown protein; Has 1807 Blast hits to 1807 proteins in 277 species: Archae - 0; Bacteria - 0; Metazoa - 736; Fungi - 347; Plants - 385; Viruses - 0; Other Eukaryotes - 339 (source: NCBI BLink).), producing the protein MDKPIMKQALMDMGVNGHGHQRTGRDGHGRPNGQKILGLSVRAKINLGKKHFPDAYLAISSFRRFLRRVPSTSQLHHIMDPPEIPNPVQSYTWKLRGSKNKVQHMLMRIGTYQRSLQEGMEVVLYIISIKNNVHIFSATRYPRVRRIRKHVSTKSRNIFPVKFKSRTLFSAKSKS
- the SAD1 gene encoding Small nuclear ribonucleoprotein family protein (SUPERSENSITIVE TO ABA AND DROUGHT 1 (SAD1); CONTAINS InterPro DOMAIN/s: Like-Sm ribonucleoprotein (LSM) domain (InterPro:IPR001163), Like-Sm ribonucleoprotein (LSM) domain, eukaryotic/archaea-type (InterPro:IPR006649), Like-Sm ribonucleoprotein (LSM)-related domain (InterPro:IPR010920); Has 1807 Blast hits to 1807 proteins in 277 species: Archae - 0; Bacteria - 0; Metazoa - 736; Fungi - 347; Plants - 385; Viruses - 0; Other Eukaryotes - 339 (source: NCBI BLink).); its protein translation is MANNPSQLLPSELIDRCIGSKIWVIMKGDKELVGILKGFDVYVNMVLEDVTEYEITAEGRRVTKLDQILLNGNNIAILVPGGSPEDGE
- the KAT5 gene encoding peroxisomal 3-keto-acyl-CoA thiolase 2 (PEROXISOMAL-3-KETO-ACYL-COA THIOLASE 1 (PKT1); FUNCTIONS IN: transferase activity, transferring acyl groups other than amino-acyl groups, catalytic activity, acetyl-CoA C-acyltransferase activity; INVOLVED IN: fatty acid oxidation; LOCATED IN: peroxisome; EXPRESSED IN: 22 plant structures; EXPRESSED DURING: 14 growth stages; CONTAINS InterPro DOMAIN/s: Thiolase (InterPro:IPR002155), Thiolase, active site (InterPro:IPR020610), Thiolase, N-terminal (InterPro:IPR020616), Thiolase, conserved site (InterPro:IPR020613), Thiolase, C-terminal (InterPro:IPR020617), Thiolase-like, subgroup (InterPro:IPR016038), Thiolase-like (InterPro:IPR016039), Thiolase, acyl-enzyme intermediate active site (InterPro:IPR020615); BEST Arabidopsis thaliana protein match is: peroxisomal 3-ketoacyl-CoA thiolase 4 (TAIR:AT1G04710.1); Has 22254 Blast hits to 22236 proteins in 2248 species: Archae - 414; Bacteria - 14009; Metazoa - 985; Fungi - 662; Plants - 288; Viruses - 0; Other Eukaryotes - 5896 (source: NCBI BLink).); the encoded protein is MAAFGDDIVIVAAYRTAICKARRGGFKDTLPDDLLASVLKAVVERTSLDPSEVGDIVVGTVIAPGSQRAMECRVAAYFAGFPDSVPVRTVNRQCSSGLQAVADVAASIRAGYYDIGIGAGVESMSTDHIPGGGFHGSNPRAQDFPKARDCLLPMGITSENVAERFGVTREEQDMAAVESHKRAAAAIASGKLKDEIIPVATKIVDPETKAEKAIVVSVDDGVRPNSNMADLAKLKTVFKQNGSTTAGNASQISDGAGAVLLMKRSLAMKKGLPILGVFRSFAVTGVEPSVMGIGPAVAIPAATKLAGLNVSDIDLFEINEAFASQYVYSCKKLELDMEKVNVNGGAIAIGHPLGATGARCVATLLHEMKRRGKDCRFGVISMCIGTGMGAAAVFERGDSVDNLSNARVANGDSH
- the KAT5 gene encoding peroxisomal 3-keto-acyl-CoA thiolase 2 (peroxisomal 3-keto-acyl-CoA thiolase 2 (PKT2); FUNCTIONS IN: transferase activity, transferring acyl groups other than amino-acyl groups, catalytic activity, acetyl-CoA C-acyltransferase activity; INVOLVED IN: fatty acid oxidation; LOCATED IN: peroxisome; EXPRESSED IN: 22 plant structures; EXPRESSED DURING: 14 growth stages; CONTAINS InterPro DOMAIN/s: Thiolase (InterPro:IPR002155), Thiolase, active site (InterPro:IPR020610), Thiolase, N-terminal (InterPro:IPR020616), Thiolase, conserved site (InterPro:IPR020613), Thiolase, C-terminal (InterPro:IPR020617), Thiolase-like, subgroup (InterPro:IPR016038), Thiolase-like (InterPro:IPR016039), Thiolase, acyl-enzyme intermediate active site (InterPro:IPR020615); BEST Arabidopsis thaliana protein match is: peroxisomal 3-ketoacyl-CoA thiolase 3 (TAIR:AT2G33150.1); Has 22215 Blast hits to 22197 proteins in 2240 species: Archae - 413; Bacteria - 13972; Metazoa - 985; Fungi - 661; Plants - 288; Viruses - 0; Other Eukaryotes - 5896 (source: NCBI BLink).), which codes for MERAMERQKILLRHLNPVSSSNSSLKHEPSLLSPVNCVSEVSPMAAFGDDIVIVAAYRTAICKARRGGFKDTLPDDLLASVLKAVVERTSLDPSEVGDIVVGTVIAPGSQRAMECRVAAYFAGFPDSVPVRTVNRQCSSGLQAVADVAASIRAGYYDIGIGAGVESMSTDHIPGGGFHGSNPRAQDFPKARDCLLPMGITSENVAERFGVTREEQDMAAVESHKRAAAAIASGKLKDEIIPVATKIVDPETKAEKAIVVSVDDGVRPNSNMADLAKLKTVFKQNGSTTAGNASQISDGAGAVLLMKRSLAMKKGLPILGVFRSFAVTGVEPSVMGIGPAVAIPAATKLAGLNVSDIDLFEINEAFASQYVYSCKKLELDMEKVNVNGGAIAIGHPLGATGARCVATLLHEMKRRGKDCRFGVISMCIGTGMGAAAVFERGDSVDNLSNARVANGDSH